In Pseudomonas rhizosphaerae, one DNA window encodes the following:
- the fabF gene encoding beta-ketoacyl-ACP synthase II produces the protein MSRRRVVVTGMGMLSPLGTDVPSSWQGILAGRSGIGPIEHTDLSAYSTRFGGSVKGFDVEQYLSVKEARKLDLFIQYGLAAGFQAVRNAGLEVTDANRERIGVAMGSGIGGLTNIEETCRIMHDSGPRRISPFFVPGSIINMISGFLSIHLGAQGPNYAIATACTTGTHCIGMAARNIAYGEADVMIAGGAEMAACGLGMGGFGAARALSTRNDEPTRASRPWDKGRDGFVLSDGAGALVLEELEHAQARGATIYAELIGFGTSGDAFHMTSPPEDGAGAARCMANALRDAGVTPDQVQYINAHGTSTSAGDLAEVSAIKTVFGEHAYKLAVSSTKSMTGHLLGAAGAVEAIFSVLAINSQMAPPTINLDEPDEGCDLDFVPHTARSMPIDVVLSNSFGFGGTNGSLVFRRFAG, from the coding sequence GTGTCGCGTAGACGCGTCGTGGTCACAGGTATGGGCATGCTGTCACCGCTGGGCACCGACGTGCCGAGTAGCTGGCAGGGCATCCTGGCCGGCCGCAGTGGCATAGGTCCCATCGAGCATACGGATCTTTCGGCCTATTCGACCCGTTTCGGCGGCTCGGTGAAAGGGTTCGATGTCGAGCAATACCTCTCGGTCAAGGAGGCACGCAAGCTCGACTTGTTCATTCAATACGGTCTGGCAGCGGGTTTCCAGGCAGTACGCAACGCCGGTCTCGAAGTCACCGACGCCAATCGCGAGCGTATCGGCGTGGCCATGGGCTCGGGCATCGGTGGCCTGACCAATATCGAAGAAACCTGCCGCATCATGCACGACAGCGGACCGCGTCGGATTTCGCCGTTCTTCGTACCGGGTTCCATCATCAACATGATCTCCGGTTTCCTGTCGATTCACCTCGGTGCTCAGGGGCCCAACTACGCGATCGCTACGGCCTGCACCACGGGCACCCATTGCATCGGCATGGCGGCGCGCAACATTGCCTATGGCGAAGCTGACGTGATGATCGCCGGCGGCGCGGAAATGGCCGCGTGCGGTCTGGGCATGGGCGGTTTCGGCGCGGCACGTGCCTTGTCCACGCGCAACGACGAGCCGACCCGTGCCAGCCGTCCGTGGGACAAGGGCCGCGATGGCTTTGTCCTGTCCGATGGTGCGGGTGCGCTGGTACTCGAAGAACTCGAGCATGCCCAGGCACGCGGCGCGACCATCTATGCCGAGCTGATCGGTTTCGGCACCAGCGGCGATGCGTTCCACATGACTTCGCCGCCCGAAGACGGCGCCGGCGCCGCGCGCTGCATGGCCAATGCCCTGCGCGATGCTGGCGTCACGCCTGACCAGGTGCAGTACATCAATGCCCATGGCACCTCGACCTCGGCGGGCGACCTGGCCGAGGTCAGCGCCATCAAGACGGTGTTCGGCGAGCATGCCTACAAGCTGGCGGTGAGCTCCACCAAGTCGATGACCGGGCACCTGCTCGGCGCCGCCGGTGCGGTCGAGGCCATTTTCAGCGTGCTGGCCATCAACAGCCAGATGGCGCCGCCGACCATCAACCTGGACGAGCCTGACGAAGGCTGCGACCTGGACTTCGTGCCCCACACCGCCCGTAGCATGCCGATCGACGTGGTGTTGAGCAATTCGTTCGGCTTCGGTGGCACCAACGGTTCCCTGGTGTTCCGGCGCTTCGCCGGTTGA
- the pabC gene encoding aminodeoxychorismate lyase codes for MQAWLDGQPCEALGLKSRGLAYGDGVFETVAVRGGQAVLLERHLARVALGCKRLAIVVDLAVLRDEVVRYAAALGEGVLKLIVTRGDSARGYAPDPQASARRILQGGPSPAYPPTHREQGVQLYPCTTRLAEQPLLAGLKHLNRLEQVLARAEWTDPSFAEGLMLDLSGRLVEGVYSNLFLVIDGALHTPSVQRCGVAGVMRAELLEQAAGLGLQVIVDDLWPADLARADEVFVCNSVYGVWPVQAFTSLRWSPGPLTRKLQGIAHALLDA; via the coding sequence ATGCAGGCCTGGCTCGACGGGCAGCCATGTGAAGCGCTTGGCCTGAAGAGCCGCGGCCTGGCCTACGGTGATGGGGTGTTCGAAACCGTCGCCGTACGCGGTGGCCAGGCGGTGCTCCTCGAGCGCCACCTGGCGCGCGTTGCGCTGGGCTGCAAGCGTCTGGCCATCGTGGTCGACCTGGCAGTGCTGCGTGATGAAGTTGTCCGCTATGCGGCGGCGCTGGGGGAGGGCGTGCTCAAGCTGATCGTCACCCGTGGCGACAGCGCGCGAGGCTATGCACCCGACCCTCAGGCCAGCGCGCGACGTATTCTGCAAGGCGGGCCAAGCCCCGCCTATCCGCCGACCCATCGCGAGCAGGGTGTGCAACTCTACCCCTGCACCACGCGCCTTGCCGAGCAGCCCTTGCTGGCCGGGCTCAAGCACCTCAATCGTCTGGAACAGGTACTGGCACGCGCCGAATGGACCGACCCCAGCTTCGCCGAAGGCTTGATGCTGGACCTGTCCGGGCGCCTTGTCGAAGGGGTCTACAGCAATCTCTTTCTGGTGATCGACGGAGCGTTGCATACGCCGTCGGTGCAGCGTTGCGGCGTGGCCGGGGTGATGCGCGCCGAGCTGCTGGAACAGGCCGCGGGCTTGGGTCTGCAGGTGATCGTGGACGACCTGTGGCCAGCCGATCTGGCACGGGCCGATGAAGTCTTCGTATGCAACAGTGTCTATGGCGTGTGGCCCGTGCAGGCTTTCACTTCACTGAGGTGGTCGCCGGGACCGCTCACCCGTAAACTGCAAGGCATTGCCCACGCGCTATTGGATGCCTGA
- the mltG gene encoding endolytic transglycosylase MltG — protein MKRKFLLLLETLIVVAALATGVAAWKVDSALNQPLALAQEQLLDVPNRATPGGTILRMEAAGTLRDAFWLRLYWRFNRAGQPLHTGEYRMTPGMTVNDLFNVWQRGEVVQYSLTLVEGWNFRQVRTALARQEKLEQTLGGLSDSEVMVRIGHPKVFPEGRFFPDTYKYVRGMSDVELLQQAYARLEEVLASEWAERAASAPYSEPYQALIMASLVEKETGVPQERGEIAGVFVRRLRTGMLLQTDPTVIYGMGERYNGKLTRADLREPTAYNTYVIAGMPPTPIAMVGREAIHAALNPVPGSSLYFVARGDGSHVFSDDLDAHNNAVREYQLKRRADYRSSPAPVAPPTDSATRELQDRPDAAEAPAQ, from the coding sequence GTGAAGCGTAAATTTCTGCTGTTGCTGGAGACGCTCATCGTGGTTGCCGCACTGGCAACGGGCGTGGCGGCCTGGAAAGTCGACAGTGCCCTGAACCAGCCTCTGGCGCTTGCTCAAGAACAGCTGCTCGACGTGCCCAACCGCGCCACGCCCGGCGGCACGATCCTGCGCATGGAGGCTGCCGGTACCCTGCGCGATGCGTTCTGGTTGCGCCTGTACTGGCGCTTCAATCGCGCCGGGCAGCCCTTGCATACCGGCGAATACCGAATGACCCCTGGCATGACCGTCAACGATCTGTTCAATGTCTGGCAGCGTGGCGAAGTCGTGCAGTACAGCCTGACCCTGGTCGAAGGCTGGAATTTTCGCCAGGTGCGTACAGCGTTGGCGCGGCAGGAAAAGCTCGAGCAGACCCTGGGCGGCCTCAGCGACAGTGAGGTCATGGTGCGCATCGGTCACCCCAAGGTGTTTCCCGAGGGCCGGTTTTTCCCTGACACCTACAAGTACGTCCGCGGCATGAGTGACGTCGAGTTGCTGCAACAGGCCTACGCGCGACTGGAAGAGGTGCTGGCCAGCGAGTGGGCCGAGCGCGCCGCCAGTGCGCCGTACAGCGAGCCTTACCAGGCGCTGATCATGGCTTCCCTGGTGGAGAAGGAAACCGGTGTGCCCCAGGAGCGCGGCGAGATCGCCGGGGTCTTCGTGCGTCGTCTCAGGACCGGCATGTTGCTGCAGACCGACCCGACCGTGATCTACGGCATGGGCGAGCGCTACAACGGCAAGCTGACCCGCGCCGACCTTCGTGAGCCAACGGCCTACAACACCTATGTGATCGCCGGCATGCCGCCCACGCCGATCGCCATGGTCGGCCGCGAAGCCATTCATGCCGCGCTCAACCCCGTGCCGGGCAGCAGCCTGTATTTCGTTGCACGCGGCGACGGCAGCCATGTCTTTTCCGACGATCTGGACGCGCACAACAACGCCGTGCGCGAGTACCAACTCAAACGTCGCGCCGATTATCGCTCGAGCCCCGCGCCCGTGGCGCCGCCGACCGATAGCGCTACGCGCGAACTACAAGACAGGCCGGACGCCGCCGAGGCGCCTGCCCAATGA